The proteins below are encoded in one region of Salvelinus alpinus chromosome 27, SLU_Salpinus.1, whole genome shotgun sequence:
- the LOC139556123 gene encoding DNA-binding protein inhibitor ID-2-like yields the protein MHNILSHSTVVMKAISPERSMRNNISNSSEHTLGISRSKSPMDDPLSLLYNMNDCYTMLKELVPSLPQNGNVSKIDILQHVIDYILDLQIALDSSSSLSSCQHQQQRLGQGQAASPRNPLATINSDISLITFQSTDHFPKGTETHDS from the exons atgcATAATATCTTATCACACTCAACTGTCGTCATGAAAGCAATAAGTCCGGAGCGGTCTATGAGGAACAACATCTCCAACTCGTCGGAACATACCCTCGGCATCTCCCGGAGCAAGAGCCCGATGGATGACCCTCTGAGTCTGCTGTACAATATGAACGACTGCTACACAATGCTGAAGGAACTCGTGCCCAGCCTCCCACAGAACGGGAACGTCAGTAAAATTGACATATTGCAGCATGTTATAGACTATATCTTGGACCTTCAGATTGCACTGGACTCTAGCTCGTCCCTCTCCAGCTGCCAACATCAGCAGCAGCGACTGGGACAGGGACAGGCAGCATCACCCAGGAATCCCCTAGCAACCATCAACTCAGACATCAGCCTCATCACCTTTCAG TCAACTGACCACTTCCCCAAAGGGACAGAGACTCATGACAGCTAA